From one Calypte anna isolate BGI_N300 chromosome 11, bCalAnn1_v1.p, whole genome shotgun sequence genomic stretch:
- the LOC103530628 gene encoding pancreatic secretory granule membrane major glycoprotein GP2, whose product MERIMRCLLVVSVLCLAGCEGNKSDLGQGVSPHLKRSSDACLPNPCQHQGHCQVEEDGPVCSCKPGFTGEFCQDVIMKLACEEEYMKMMVRKEVFELLKIPRELVHLKNKACKVSEREEEGKLFFAATLTGENHTTCGSIIQQNSSHISYTNVIESKPEERGGVISRSFQLEVRFSCLYAYEQVVKLPFALTAVDKLVQFVVREGHFNVSMRLYKTPSYLQPYYLPTAAIPIMDTLYVLLNLEGQHQIKYFLLSVEDCWATPTADPYQGVRHGLIEKGCPQDETVTYLNAIGESTAAKFSFQMFQFVGYPEVFLHCRVRLCLPGILEPCAKQCPRHQRSKRAPADDYNKIVSYGPIHLLAAPSLGVGTQHSRTDPQDLGGPNPWFLGVLILLCALGVLTAAAVAISTRQRLG is encoded by the exons ATG GAAAGGATTATGAGGTGTTTGCTGGTGGTCTCTGTCCTCTGCCTGGCTGGCTGTGAAGGCAACAAGA GTGATCTGGGACAAGGTGTTTCCCCCCATCTCAAGAGGAGCTCAGATGCCTGCCTGCCAAACCCATGCCAGCACCAGGGGCACTGCCAGGTAGAGGAAGATGGACCAGTTTGCAGCTGCAAACCAGGCTTCACAGGGGAGTTCTGCCAAG ATGTGATAATGAAGCTGGCCTGTGAGGAAGAGTACATGAAGATGATGGTGAGGAAGGAGGTGTTTGAACTTTTGAAAATCCCCCGTGAGCTTGTCCACTTGAAGAACAAGGCATGCAAGGtctcagaaagggaagaagagggcaAGTTGTTTTTTGCAGCCACTCTCACAGGTGAAAATCACACCACCTGTGGATCAATAATTCAG CAAAACAGCTCCCACATATCATACACCAATGTCATTGAGTCAAAGCCTGAAGAGCGTGGAGGTGTCATCTCCCGGAGTTTCCAGCTGGAGGTTCGTTTCTCCTGCCTCTATGCCTATGAGCAGGTGGTGAAGCTGCCCTTCGCTCTCACTGCTGTCGACAA gCTGGTGCAGTTTGTGGTTAGGGAAGGGCACTTCAATGTCAGCATGAGACTGTACAAGACCCCATCCTACCTGCAGCCCTATTACCTACCAACTGCTGCCATCCCCATCATGGACACCCTCTATGTCCTGCTGAACCTCGAAGGACAGCACCAGATCAAGTATTTCCTGCTGAGTGTTGAGGACTGCTGGGCCACACCGACTGCAGATCCCTACCAGGGTGTGAGGCATGGGCTCATTGAGAAGGG CTGTCCCCAGGATGAGACAGTGACATACCTGAATGCTATTGGAGAGAGCACTGCAGCCAAGTTCAGCTTCcaaatgtttcagtttgtgGGTTACCCTGAGGTGTTCCTGCACTGCCGTGTCCGGCTCTGCCTTCCTGGCATCCTGGAGCCCTGTGCCAAG CAATGCCCCAGGCACCAGAGGAGCAAGCGAGCGCCAGCAGATGACTACAATAAGATTGTCTCCTATGGGCCCATCCACCTGCTGGCTGCTCCTTCCTTGGGAGTAGGCACCCAGCACTCCAGGACTGACCCACAGGACCTGGGAG GACCTAACCCGTGGTTCCTGGGGGTCCTCATCCTCCTGTGTGCACTGGGAGTgctcactgcagctgctgtggccaTCAGCACGAGGCAGAGGTTGGGGTAG